One Mycolicibacterium pulveris genomic region harbors:
- a CDS encoding arabinosyltransferase domain-containing protein: protein MTAILARDAGRDVKIARWVATIAGLLGFVLSLATPLLPVVQTTATLNWPQQGQLNNVTAPLISLTPVSMTATVPCEVIRAMPPSGGLVFGTAPPDGKQARLQSLFVDVTEDRVDITDRNVVVASVPRAQAESDACERIEITSTEEGTFATFVGLTKADGSEQRSGFADPNLRPQIVGVFTELTGPAPPGLTVSATIDTRFSSKPTPLKLTAMVLAILSTVIALLALWRLDRLDGRRMHRLIPARWRTFTATDVTVVGGFLVWHVIGANSSDDGYILGMARVAGHAGYMSNYFRWFGSPEDPFGWYYNLLAMMTSVSDASIWIRLPDLVCGIVCWLLLSREVLPRLGPAVAASKPALWAAGLVLLAAWMPFNNGLRPEGQIATGALITYVLIERAIISGRLTPAALATLSAAFTLGIQPTGLIAVAALLAGGRPILRILVRRRRLVGTWPLVAPILAAGTIILTVVFFDQTFATVLEATRIRTDVGPNQEWYTENLRYYYLILPTVDGSLSRRFGFLITALSLFVSMFIMMRRKRIPGVARGPAWRLMGVIFGTIFFLMFTPTKWVHHFGLFAAVGAAMAALATVLVSPAVLRWSRNRMAVLAAVFFLLALCFATTNGWWYVSSFGVPFNNDMPAIGGVTVSTIFFALFAITALYAMWLHFAPRDRGEGRIARALTAAPIPVTAGFMVVVFVGSMLVGAIRQYPTYSNAWANLRAFVGGCGLADDVLVEPDPNEGFLTPLPGNYGPLGPLGGVDPVGFTPNGVPEKIVAEAIRVNLPMPGTDYDWDHPTELDAPGVNGSTVPLPYQLDPGRVPLAGSYVTGPQQESRLASAWYELPPPDDAHPLVVVTAAGTITGDSVFNARTEGQTVELEYAVAGPDGAPVPAGRLVPYDLGPIPSWRNLRFPRADIPDDAVAVRIVAEDVSLTPGDWVAVTPPRVPELRSVQEYVGSEQPVLMDWAVGLAFPCQQPMLHANGVTDIPKFRITPDYNAKRKDTDTWQDGLNGGLLGISDLLLRAHVMATYLSNDWGRDWGSLRKFEPTPDARAAVPAELELGTTTHSGLYSPGHIRIKP from the coding sequence ATGACCGCGATCCTCGCCCGTGACGCCGGCCGCGACGTCAAGATCGCCCGCTGGGTGGCGACCATCGCCGGCCTGCTCGGCTTCGTGCTGTCGCTCGCCACCCCGCTGCTGCCGGTGGTGCAGACCACGGCGACCCTGAACTGGCCGCAGCAGGGTCAGCTCAACAATGTGACGGCGCCGCTGATCTCGCTGACCCCGGTGTCGATGACCGCGACGGTGCCGTGCGAGGTGATCCGTGCGATGCCGCCGTCGGGCGGCCTGGTGTTCGGTACCGCACCCCCCGACGGTAAGCAGGCCAGGCTGCAGTCGCTGTTCGTCGACGTGACCGAGGACCGGGTCGACATCACCGACCGCAACGTGGTGGTGGCCAGTGTGCCTCGCGCACAGGCGGAATCGGATGCCTGTGAGCGCATCGAGATCACCTCGACCGAAGAGGGCACGTTCGCGACGTTCGTCGGGCTCACCAAGGCCGACGGGTCCGAACAGCGCAGCGGGTTCGCCGACCCGAACCTGCGCCCGCAGATCGTCGGTGTCTTCACCGAGTTGACCGGACCCGCGCCGCCGGGGTTGACCGTTTCGGCGACCATCGACACCCGGTTCTCCTCGAAGCCGACACCTTTGAAGCTCACCGCGATGGTGCTGGCGATCCTTTCCACCGTGATCGCGCTGCTGGCGTTGTGGCGGCTGGACCGCCTCGACGGGCGGCGGATGCACCGGTTGATCCCGGCACGGTGGCGCACATTCACCGCCACCGACGTCACCGTCGTCGGCGGGTTCCTGGTGTGGCACGTCATCGGGGCCAACTCGTCGGACGACGGCTACATCCTCGGCATGGCCCGCGTGGCCGGGCACGCCGGCTACATGTCGAACTACTTCCGCTGGTTCGGCAGCCCCGAGGACCCGTTCGGCTGGTACTACAACCTGCTGGCGATGATGACCAGCGTCAGCGACGCCAGCATCTGGATCCGGCTGCCCGACCTGGTCTGCGGAATCGTCTGCTGGCTCTTGCTGTCTCGTGAGGTACTCCCCAGGCTCGGCCCGGCGGTGGCGGCCAGCAAGCCCGCGCTGTGGGCGGCCGGCCTTGTGCTGCTGGCGGCGTGGATGCCGTTCAACAACGGGCTGCGCCCCGAGGGCCAGATCGCCACCGGCGCGCTGATCACCTACGTGCTGATCGAACGCGCCATCATCTCCGGACGACTGACGCCCGCCGCGTTGGCAACGCTTTCCGCGGCGTTCACGCTGGGCATCCAGCCGACGGGGCTGATCGCGGTCGCCGCGTTGCTCGCGGGTGGCCGCCCGATCCTGCGAATCCTGGTGCGCCGCCGCCGTCTCGTCGGCACCTGGCCGCTGGTCGCGCCGATTCTGGCCGCGGGCACCATCATCCTGACGGTCGTCTTCTTCGACCAGACCTTCGCGACCGTGCTCGAGGCGACCAGGATCCGCACCGACGTCGGGCCGAACCAGGAGTGGTACACCGAGAACCTGCGGTACTACTACCTGATCCTGCCGACCGTCGACGGGTCGCTGTCGCGGCGGTTCGGGTTCCTGATCACCGCGCTGTCGCTGTTCGTGTCGATGTTCATCATGATGCGCCGCAAGCGAATTCCCGGGGTCGCCCGCGGTCCGGCATGGCGGCTGATGGGTGTCATCTTCGGCACGATCTTCTTCCTGATGTTCACCCCCACCAAGTGGGTACACCACTTCGGGCTGTTCGCCGCGGTGGGCGCGGCCATGGCGGCGTTGGCGACGGTGCTGGTGTCGCCCGCCGTGCTGCGCTGGTCGCGCAACCGGATGGCGGTGCTGGCCGCGGTGTTCTTCCTGCTGGCGCTGTGCTTCGCCACCACCAACGGCTGGTGGTACGTGTCGAGCTTCGGGGTGCCGTTCAACAACGACATGCCCGCGATCGGCGGCGTCACGGTCAGCACCATCTTCTTCGCGCTGTTCGCGATCACCGCGCTGTACGCGATGTGGCTGCACTTCGCGCCCCGCGACCGCGGCGAGGGCCGCATCGCCCGGGCGTTGACCGCCGCGCCGATCCCCGTCACCGCCGGGTTCATGGTCGTGGTGTTCGTCGGTTCGATGCTGGTGGGCGCGATCCGCCAATACCCGACCTACTCCAACGCGTGGGCGAACCTGCGCGCGTTCGTCGGTGGCTGCGGGCTGGCCGACGACGTGCTCGTCGAACCCGATCCCAACGAGGGCTTTCTGACGCCGCTGCCCGGCAACTACGGGCCGCTCGGTCCGCTCGGCGGCGTCGACCCGGTCGGGTTCACTCCGAACGGGGTACCGGAAAAGATTGTCGCGGAAGCGATCCGAGTCAACCTGCCGATGCCCGGCACCGACTACGACTGGGATCATCCCACCGAACTCGACGCCCCCGGCGTCAACGGCTCCACGGTGCCGCTGCCCTATCAGCTCGACCCGGGCCGGGTGCCGCTCGCCGGGAGTTACGTCACCGGCCCGCAGCAGGAAAGCAGGCTCGCGTCGGCGTGGTACGAGCTGCCGCCACCGGACGACGCGCATCCGCTGGTGGTCGTCACCGCCGCGGGCACCATCACCGGCGACAGCGTGTTCAACGCGCGCACCGAAGGCCAGACCGTCGAACTCGAGTACGCGGTCGCGGGGCCGGACGGCGCGCCGGTGCCCGCGGGCAGGCTGGTACCCTACGACCTCGGGCCGATCCCGTCGTGGCGCAATCTGCGGTTCCCCCGGGCCGACATTCCGGACGACGCGGTCGCGGTCCGCATTGTCGCCGAGGATGTTTCGTTGACGCCAGGTGACTGGGTGGCCGTCACCCCGCCGCGGGTGCCGGAGCTGCGCTCGGTCCAGGAGTACGTCGGCTCCGAGCAGCCGGTGCTGATGGACTGGGCGGTCGGGCTGGCGTTCCCGTGTCAGCAGCCGATGCTGCACGCCAACGGCGTCACCGACATTCCCAAGTTCCGGATCACGCCGGATTACAACGCCAAACGCAAGGACACCGACACCTGGCAGGACGGCCTCAACGGCGGGCTGCTCGGCATCAGTGACCTGTTGTTGCGCGCGCATGTGATGGCGACTTACCTGTCGAACGACTGGGGCCGCGACTGGGGCTCGCTGCGCAAGTTCGAGCCGACCCCCGATGCGCGCGCGGCTGTCCCCGCCGAACTCGAACTCGGCACCACCACCCACAGCGGGTTGTATTCGCCGGGTCACATCCGAATCAAGCCGTAA